A stretch of Vibrio aphrogenes DNA encodes these proteins:
- a CDS encoding YhdT family protein gives MKTLNARYQQAHKEAKWAIGLALAYMLWWAASAYGLSPSVKDMAAVPTLYFGFPLWFLMACVIGPLVFTILCAAMVKWIYRDMSLEIEADNTSKDTIKHHNVEQEQPHE, from the coding sequence ATGAAAACGCTTAATGCACGCTATCAGCAAGCACACAAGGAAGCCAAATGGGCCATTGGATTAGCCTTAGCCTATATGCTTTGGTGGGCCGCCTCCGCTTATGGGCTCTCACCCAGCGTAAAGGATATGGCCGCAGTGCCGACTCTGTATTTTGGATTCCCATTATGGTTTTTAATGGCTTGTGTGATTGGCCCTTTAGTCTTCACGATATTATGCGCGGCAATGGTGAAGTGGATTTACCGTGATATGTCATTAGAAATCGAAGCCGACAACACATCCAAAGACACCATCAAGCACCACAACGTCGAACAAGAGCAACCTCATGAATAA
- the fis gene encoding DNA-binding transcriptional regulator Fis: MFEQNLTSEPFTVTTVTSQDQITQKPLRDSVKASLKNYLAQLNGQDVNDLYELVLAEVEQPMLDMVMQYTRGNQTRAANMMGINRGTLRKKLKKYGMN, encoded by the coding sequence ATGTTCGAACAAAATCTGACTTCAGAACCATTCACAGTTACTACTGTTACATCACAAGACCAGATCACACAGAAGCCACTACGTGACTCTGTAAAAGCATCTTTAAAGAATTACCTTGCTCAATTAAATGGTCAAGACGTTAACGATCTTTACGAATTAGTATTAGCAGAAGTTGAGCAACCAATGCTTGATATGGTTATGCAGTACACTCGCGGTAACCAAACTCGCGCTGCAAACATGATGGGTATCAACCGTGGCACTCTTCGCAAGAAGTTGAAAAAATACGGCATGAACTAA
- a CDS encoding tripartite tricarboxylate transporter permease, with protein MFEYLMDGLTTAVSMTVFPVLFFGVLGGIILGALPGLTATMGVAILLPFTFGMEPTAALVMLIGVYIGGIYGGSIAAILLKTPGTPASAASVLDGHTLAARGQAARALSISAVASFVGGLISTLILIAIAPKLADFALRFNAPEYFALALFGLTIIASVSSTNILKGLLAGTIGLLVSTVGLDPISSVPRFTFGIMDLYSGINVIPVLIGLFALSEALSQLEKIRSEKNVTPPKFDHKLLSGKDLKEILPTTIKSGLMGTTIGSVPGAGADISAFVCYNEAKRSSKNPDEFGKGSIRGLAAAESGNNGVTGGSLVPLLTLGVPGDAVAAVLLGALIVQGLTPGPLLFAQNPEVVYGVFSSMLVANVVMLGIGLLGIRFFCRIIEVPKIIMIPIIVFLSVVGAYAINNSMFDVGIAIVFGLIGFIFTKLDIPSSPVLLAIILGPMAETNLRKSLMMYEGSWSFLYDRPIALAFIVLAVFSVYSTMKMKKKQKAQQEVSD; from the coding sequence ATGTTTGAATATTTAATGGATGGCTTAACGACAGCTGTCAGCATGACTGTTTTCCCTGTACTTTTTTTTGGGGTATTAGGTGGAATCATCCTTGGGGCGTTACCGGGATTAACTGCTACCATGGGAGTGGCGATCTTACTTCCTTTTACCTTTGGAATGGAGCCTACCGCAGCACTTGTGATGTTGATTGGGGTTTATATTGGTGGCATTTATGGTGGTTCTATTGCGGCTATTTTATTAAAAACACCGGGTACCCCAGCTTCGGCAGCCAGTGTATTGGATGGGCATACGTTAGCCGCAAGAGGACAAGCAGCCAGGGCGCTTAGTATTTCTGCGGTCGCCTCATTCGTCGGTGGGTTGATCAGCACATTGATCCTTATTGCGATAGCGCCTAAGTTGGCGGATTTTGCCTTGAGGTTTAATGCCCCTGAATATTTTGCTTTAGCACTCTTTGGCTTAACTATCATTGCGAGTGTTTCTTCAACCAATATTTTGAAAGGGTTATTAGCAGGAACTATAGGCTTGCTAGTCTCAACAGTTGGGTTGGATCCCATCAGCAGCGTACCGAGATTCACTTTTGGTATCATGGATTTATATAGTGGTATTAATGTCATACCGGTGTTAATCGGCTTATTTGCGCTTTCAGAAGCGTTGAGCCAGCTTGAAAAAATACGTTCAGAAAAAAACGTTACTCCACCCAAATTTGATCATAAATTGTTGAGCGGTAAAGATTTAAAAGAAATTTTACCCACGACGATTAAAAGTGGATTAATGGGGACGACTATAGGATCTGTACCTGGTGCTGGAGCGGATATATCGGCTTTCGTTTGCTATAACGAAGCGAAGCGTTCTTCCAAAAATCCTGATGAATTTGGTAAAGGATCGATTCGTGGCTTAGCGGCGGCGGAGTCGGGCAATAATGGGGTAACAGGTGGATCGTTAGTTCCGTTATTGACCTTGGGCGTACCAGGAGATGCGGTGGCGGCCGTTTTATTGGGAGCCTTGATTGTGCAAGGGTTAACACCTGGGCCATTGTTGTTCGCACAAAACCCTGAAGTGGTTTACGGCGTATTCAGTTCGATGTTAGTAGCAAATGTGGTGATGCTTGGTATTGGTTTATTAGGGATTCGTTTCTTTTGTCGAATCATTGAAGTTCCCAAAATTATCATGATTCCTATCATTGTCTTTTTATCGGTGGTGGGGGCTTATGCGATTAATAATTCAATGTTTGATGTTGGTATTGCTATCGTATTTGGTTTGATCGGATTTATTTTTACTAAGTTGGATATTCCGTCTTCACCGGTGTTACTGGCAATTATCTTGGGGCCAATGGCGGAAACCAATTTACGAAAATCGCTCATGATGTATGAAGGAAGTTGGTCATTTTTATACGATCGTCCTATTGCCTTAGCTTTCATTGTATTAGCGGTTTTTTCTGTTTATTCAACCATGAAGATGAAAAAGAAACAGAAAGCACAACAAGAGGTATCCGATTAA
- a CDS encoding type I restriction-modification system subunit M, giving the protein MVEQHQQELKKQLWNIANTLRGNMSADDFRDYILGLIFYKYLSDKLNTYADELLAEDGITFTGIDASSEEGQEILEAVQEEAIDKLGYFFKPSSLFHVLAQDAENGEFILDDVRDVLNDIEQSTMGSDSADDFNGLFDELDLTSNKLGKTPDARNKLVGQILGHLNNIDFHLESSEIDILGDAYEYLIGMFASGAGKKAGEFYTPQMVSKLLAKLVTTNNTVKSVYDPTCGSGSLLLRVAKESNNQDIKYVGQERNPSTYNLARMNMIMHGVHYKRFDIENDDTLETPLHFDQRFDAVVANPPFSAQWSANPLHLNNDRFADYGKLAPKSKADFAFVQHMIHQLNDTGRMAVVLPHGVLFRGAAEGHIRQHLIKEKNYLDMVIGLPANIFFGTSIPTCVMVFSKQRQADDNILFIDASKHFEKGTNTNVMREEDLQRILDAVTKRENIDKFAYVASPQDIADNDYNLNIPRYVDTFEEEALVDLAEIAKQLKANDEAMLETDKTIADFCAELGIEAPFEVSK; this is encoded by the coding sequence ATGGTCGAGCAACATCAACAAGAACTCAAAAAACAACTTTGGAATATTGCCAATACCTTACGTGGCAACATGTCTGCCGATGATTTTCGTGATTACATTTTAGGCTTAATCTTCTACAAGTACCTATCTGACAAGCTAAATACCTACGCCGATGAACTGCTGGCCGAAGATGGCATCACTTTTACTGGTATTGATGCCAGTAGCGAAGAAGGCCAAGAGATCCTAGAAGCCGTACAAGAAGAAGCTATCGACAAACTGGGGTACTTCTTTAAGCCTAGTTCACTGTTTCACGTTTTGGCGCAAGATGCCGAAAATGGCGAGTTCATTCTTGATGATGTGCGAGATGTTTTAAACGACATTGAACAAAGCACCATGGGCTCAGACAGTGCCGACGACTTCAACGGCTTGTTTGATGAGTTAGATCTCACCTCCAACAAGTTAGGTAAAACCCCTGATGCACGTAACAAACTGGTGGGGCAAATTCTTGGCCATTTAAACAACATCGACTTCCACTTAGAAAGCAGCGAAATCGACATTCTCGGTGATGCGTACGAATACTTAATTGGCATGTTCGCCAGCGGCGCAGGCAAGAAAGCCGGTGAGTTCTATACCCCACAAATGGTCTCCAAACTGTTAGCCAAACTGGTGACCACCAACAACACGGTCAAATCGGTGTACGACCCTACCTGTGGTTCTGGCTCTTTATTATTGCGTGTCGCAAAAGAGTCTAATAATCAGGACATAAAATACGTCGGCCAAGAGCGCAACCCGAGTACCTACAACCTTGCGCGCATGAACATGATCATGCACGGGGTTCACTACAAACGTTTTGATATTGAAAACGACGACACCCTAGAGACGCCGCTGCATTTTGATCAGCGTTTTGATGCAGTGGTCGCTAACCCGCCGTTTTCTGCCCAATGGTCAGCCAACCCTTTGCATTTGAATAATGATCGCTTTGCAGACTACGGCAAGCTGGCGCCGAAATCGAAAGCCGACTTTGCTTTTGTGCAACACATGATCCACCAGCTTAATGACACAGGTCGTATGGCGGTGGTGCTGCCACATGGCGTGTTATTCCGTGGCGCAGCCGAAGGCCATATTCGTCAGCACTTAATCAAAGAGAAAAACTATTTAGACATGGTGATCGGCCTGCCTGCCAATATCTTCTTTGGTACCTCGATTCCAACCTGTGTGATGGTGTTTAGCAAGCAGCGCCAAGCCGATGACAACATTTTGTTTATTGATGCCAGTAAGCATTTTGAAAAAGGCACTAATACCAATGTGATGCGTGAAGAAGATTTACAACGCATTTTAGATGCCGTCACCAAGCGAGAGAACATTGATAAGTTTGCTTATGTCGCCAGCCCGCAAGACATCGCGGATAACGACTACAACCTCAACATTCCTCGTTATGTCGATACCTTTGAAGAAGAAGCCTTAGTTGATTTGGCCGAGATTGCCAAACAGCTTAAAGCCAATGATGAGGCTATGCTGGAAACCGATAAAACCATTGCCGATTTTTGTGCTGAGTTGGGCATTGAAGCACCATTTGAGGTGAGCAAATGA
- the prmA gene encoding 50S ribosomal protein L11 methyltransferase encodes MPWIQIKLNATDTNAEAIGDMLMEETGALSVTFLDAKDTPVFEPLPGETRLWGETDILALYDAEIDTQQVLSQIKSSNMLSADFAYKIEQIEDKDWEREWMDNFHPMQFGKRLWICPSWRDIPDPSAVNVMLDPGLAFGTGTHPTTSVCLEWLEGLDLEGKTVIDFGCGSGILAIAAIKLGAAKVIGIDIDPQAILASRDNAERNGVADQLELFLPQDQPEGLIADVVVANILAGPLRELSGVITSLVKPNGLLAMSGVLDSQAADVATYYQEAFQLDPIIEQQEWCRISGQKKA; translated from the coding sequence ATGCCTTGGATTCAAATTAAACTCAACGCAACCGATACTAACGCAGAAGCCATCGGCGATATGTTAATGGAAGAAACCGGAGCCTTATCGGTGACTTTTCTGGATGCCAAAGACACCCCTGTATTTGAACCACTGCCGGGTGAAACTCGTTTATGGGGCGAAACCGATATCCTAGCGCTGTATGATGCCGAAATTGATACCCAACAAGTCTTAAGCCAAATCAAAAGCAGCAATATGTTAAGTGCTGATTTTGCCTATAAAATTGAACAAATCGAAGACAAAGACTGGGAACGTGAATGGATGGATAACTTCCACCCAATGCAATTTGGTAAACGCTTATGGATTTGCCCAAGCTGGCGTGACATCCCTGATCCAAGTGCCGTCAACGTGATGCTTGACCCCGGTTTGGCATTTGGCACAGGTACCCACCCAACCACTTCAGTGTGTTTAGAATGGTTAGAAGGGTTAGATCTTGAAGGTAAAACCGTCATCGATTTTGGTTGCGGCTCGGGTATCTTAGCGATTGCGGCCATCAAACTGGGCGCGGCCAAAGTCATCGGTATTGATATCGATCCACAAGCCATTTTAGCGTCACGTGATAACGCCGAGCGCAATGGCGTTGCTGACCAATTAGAACTGTTCTTACCTCAAGACCAACCTGAAGGATTAATTGCCGACGTCGTGGTTGCCAACATTTTAGCTGGCCCATTACGCGAACTTTCAGGCGTGATCACCAGCCTCGTCAAACCCAACGGTTTACTGGCAATGTCTGGCGTCTTAGACTCACAAGCAGCCGATGTTGCCACTTATTACCAAGAAGCCTTCCAGCTTGATCCGATTATCGAGCAACAAGAATGGTGTCGAATTTCAGGTCAGAAGAAAGCCTAA
- the panF gene encoding sodium/pantothenate symporter gives MNNQILIPLVLYLIAVFALAFLSSKHTNKKGFLNEYLVGGRSMGGFVLAMTLAATYASASSFIGGPGAAYKMGLGWVLLAMIQLPATWLTLGVLGKKFAIEARRHNALTLNDILYARYQNRGVVIFASLSLLLAFFGTMVVQFVGGARLLQTVTGLSYTHGLMIFAITVGLYTTIGGFRAVVMTDTLQGIMMIIGTIALLIGIVHAGGSIGELVTDLHAIDPALITPYGPNHFLTAPFMMSFWVLVCFGVIGLPHAAVRCMSYKDSASLHKGMVISTIMVALLMLGMHLAGAFGRAIVPDIGSPDQIMPTLMITVLPPVVAGIFLAGPMAAIMSTIDSQLIQASATLLKDLYINYINPSMAQGEKAEKTLPKLSLWVTGIFAALVFVAALNPPDMIIWLNLLAFGGMQAVFLWPLVLGLYWKKASATGAFASMLVGLVSYIALSTFKPDLGGVHAIVPTLLLGLIAFIVGSKLKPTAQLQTQPPQTA, from the coding sequence ATGAATAACCAGATTCTCATCCCACTCGTTTTATATTTGATTGCCGTCTTTGCTCTGGCTTTTTTGAGCAGTAAACACACCAACAAGAAAGGCTTTTTAAACGAATACCTCGTTGGTGGACGTAGCATGGGCGGTTTTGTGCTGGCGATGACTTTAGCTGCCACCTATGCCAGTGCCAGTTCCTTTATTGGTGGGCCGGGAGCCGCGTATAAAATGGGCTTAGGCTGGGTTTTACTGGCGATGATCCAATTACCTGCCACCTGGCTGACCTTAGGCGTGTTGGGTAAAAAGTTTGCCATTGAAGCACGTCGTCATAATGCGCTTACCTTGAATGACATTTTATATGCGCGCTATCAAAATCGGGGGGTCGTGATTTTTGCTTCGTTATCGTTACTCTTAGCTTTTTTCGGCACCATGGTGGTTCAATTTGTCGGTGGAGCGCGTTTATTGCAAACCGTTACCGGGCTGTCTTACACCCATGGTTTGATGATTTTTGCGATTACCGTTGGTCTATATACCACCATTGGCGGCTTTCGAGCGGTCGTGATGACTGATACCTTACAAGGCATAATGATGATCATCGGCACCATTGCCTTATTAATTGGCATCGTCCACGCCGGAGGCAGCATTGGTGAGCTGGTAACTGACTTACACGCCATAGATCCTGCCTTAATTACCCCTTATGGCCCCAATCACTTTCTCACCGCCCCCTTTATGATGAGCTTTTGGGTGTTAGTCTGTTTTGGGGTGATTGGCCTGCCTCATGCCGCAGTACGTTGTATGTCTTATAAAGACAGCGCTTCCTTACATAAAGGTATGGTGATCAGTACCATCATGGTGGCCTTACTCATGCTTGGAATGCATTTAGCCGGAGCCTTTGGTCGTGCTATCGTGCCGGATATTGGCAGCCCTGACCAAATCATGCCCACTTTGATGATCACCGTATTGCCGCCAGTCGTCGCGGGTATTTTCTTGGCAGGGCCAATGGCAGCGATCATGTCGACCATCGACTCGCAACTGATCCAAGCCTCAGCGACTCTGCTCAAAGATTTATACATCAACTACATCAACCCCAGCATGGCACAAGGTGAAAAAGCCGAAAAAACGCTGCCTAAATTATCATTATGGGTCACCGGAATTTTTGCCGCGTTAGTGTTTGTTGCTGCACTCAATCCACCTGATATGATCATCTGGTTAAACTTATTGGCGTTTGGTGGCATGCAAGCCGTGTTCTTATGGCCGCTAGTCTTAGGCTTATATTGGAAAAAGGCTTCGGCCACTGGAGCGTTTGCTTCAATGTTAGTCGGCTTAGTGTCTTACATTGCTTTAAGCACTTTCAAACCCGACCTCGGCGGCGTACATGCGATTGTACCGACCTTATTATTAGGGCTGATTGCCTTCATCGTGGGTAGCAAACTCAAACCAACCGCCCAGTTGCAAACCCAACCGCCACAAACAGCGTAA
- the accB gene encoding acetyl-CoA carboxylase biotin carboxyl carrier protein: protein MDIRKIKKLIELVEESGIAELEISEGEESVRINRYSNQAAPAAPVQYSVAPAPAAPAAAPAPVAAEETPAPAPVETGHKLLSPMVGTFYRSPSPEAKSFIEIGQTVKEGQTLCIVEAMKMMNQIEADKSGVVKAILVEDGQPVEFDQPLVVIE from the coding sequence ATGGATATTCGTAAAATAAAGAAGCTAATCGAACTAGTTGAAGAGTCTGGTATCGCTGAACTTGAAATTTCTGAAGGTGAAGAATCAGTACGCATCAACCGTTATAGCAATCAAGCGGCTCCAGCAGCGCCTGTTCAATATTCTGTAGCACCGGCTCCAGCAGCGCCTGCGGCTGCACCTGCTCCAGTAGCAGCAGAAGAAACTCCGGCTCCAGCACCGGTAGAAACAGGTCACAAACTATTATCTCCAATGGTTGGTACTTTCTACCGTTCACCAAGCCCAGAAGCGAAATCTTTCATCGAAATCGGTCAAACGGTAAAAGAAGGTCAAACACTTTGCATCGTTGAAGCGATGAAAATGATGAACCAAATCGAAGCGGATAAATCTGGTGTAGTGAAAGCTATCCTAGTGGAAGACGGTCAACCGGTTGAATTTGATCAACCACTTGTTGTGATTGAGTAA
- a CDS encoding tripartite tricarboxylate transporter TctB family protein — MLNRNVVFPSIIIVLSAIAFAVIAQFDSPRYQDSSVGAQFFPMAIVVCQIVICVLLLVQHKWQGTTTRQAAFISKMSLFGIGFLIGYALLIGVIGYLYASLAAFLFYLIYFKIKKPIYYLIAIIFVFAVNYLFGEVFYISLPQAMWS, encoded by the coding sequence ATGCTCAATAGAAATGTCGTTTTCCCGTCCATTATCATTGTGTTGAGTGCCATTGCATTTGCTGTTATTGCACAATTTGATAGTCCTAGGTACCAAGACTCTAGCGTGGGTGCTCAATTTTTTCCAATGGCAATTGTTGTCTGTCAAATCGTCATTTGCGTGTTATTGCTTGTGCAGCATAAATGGCAGGGAACCACGACCAGACAAGCCGCCTTTATATCTAAAATGTCCTTATTTGGTATTGGCTTTCTGATTGGTTATGCCTTGCTTATTGGTGTGATTGGTTATCTATACGCTAGCTTGGCTGCTTTTTTATTTTATTTGATTTATTTCAAAATCAAGAAGCCGATTTATTACCTCATTGCCATCATTTTTGTTTTTGCCGTGAATTATTTATTTGGTGAAGTCTTTTATATATCACTACCGCAAGCGATGTGGTCATAG
- a CDS encoding tripartite tricarboxylate transporter substrate binding protein, protein MNKLLKSLMLAAGILVSATAVAADYPTKNIRLIVPFGAGGGTDAVGRTLANSAKDVLGQNISIMNRTGGAGAVGMSFGAQQRPDGYTLTVVTREIASLPQMGLMQHTADDFKLIRMVNLDPAVVLVAADSPYNTINDLIKEAKANPGKIKFASTAAPNFYLMALEKDQNIKLNAIPYNGASEAIPSVLGHHADVTMVTPGESIAQLRSGQLKALGVMSNERIEYIPDVPTLKEQGVDVVTGTWRGIGAPKDTPDAIIDTLGKAFDQAMASEEFKNFMAKGAMTIHNMDAATFTQFVKDDTKTLGELIK, encoded by the coding sequence ATGAATAAATTACTTAAATCCTTAATGCTTGCTGCCGGCATTCTTGTTTCTGCGACTGCTGTGGCAGCCGATTACCCAACAAAAAACATTCGCTTAATTGTTCCCTTTGGTGCTGGTGGTGGTACTGATGCGGTGGGGCGTACATTGGCTAATAGTGCGAAAGATGTTCTTGGACAAAACATTTCAATAATGAACCGAACCGGAGGTGCAGGAGCAGTTGGAATGAGTTTTGGTGCACAGCAACGACCAGATGGTTATACCTTAACAGTGGTGACCCGTGAAATTGCGTCCTTGCCTCAAATGGGATTAATGCAACATACGGCGGATGACTTTAAATTGATTCGTATGGTGAACTTAGATCCTGCGGTGGTACTGGTTGCCGCGGATAGCCCTTACAACACCATCAATGACCTAATTAAAGAGGCGAAAGCGAACCCAGGTAAAATTAAATTTGCTTCAACGGCGGCCCCAAATTTTTATTTGATGGCTTTGGAGAAAGACCAAAACATTAAATTGAATGCTATCCCTTATAACGGCGCTTCTGAAGCTATCCCATCGGTTTTAGGTCATCATGCTGATGTTACTATGGTAACCCCAGGAGAATCCATTGCTCAACTACGTTCTGGTCAGTTGAAAGCATTGGGCGTGATGTCGAATGAACGTATTGAATATATTCCAGATGTACCGACTCTGAAAGAGCAAGGTGTGGATGTGGTGACGGGGACATGGCGTGGTATCGGTGCTCCGAAAGATACGCCGGATGCCATCATTGATACTTTAGGTAAAGCTTTTGATCAAGCTATGGCTTCTGAAGAGTTTAAAAATTTCATGGCGAAAGGAGCAATGACCATTCATAACATGGATGCAGCAACTTTTACTCAATTTGTAAAAGATGACACTAAAACCTTAGGCGAGTTAATTAAATAA
- the dusB gene encoding tRNA dihydrouridine synthase DusB: MKIGNYTLPNNLIVAPMAGVTDRPFRELCLRYGAGMAVSEMMSSNPKVWNTSKSLQRMVHEGESGIRSVQIAGADPHLMAQAAQVSVENGAQIIDINMGCPAKKVNKKLAGSALLQRPDIIEQILKAVVNAVEVPVTLKTRTGWDTDNKNCVEIAKMAEQCGIQALALHGRTRACMYKGEAEYDSIRAVKQAISIPLIANGDIDSPEKAKFVLDYTGADALMIGRPAQGRPWIFQQIQHYLQTGEHLPPLPMEEVQDILIGHVQALHQFYGEFLGPRIARKHVGWYLKEHDNEGEFRRVFNAIEDAHQQIDVLRNYFFTQSM; encoded by the coding sequence TTGAAAATCGGAAACTACACTTTACCGAACAACCTAATTGTTGCCCCAATGGCGGGTGTAACAGATAGACCCTTTCGTGAATTGTGTCTTCGATATGGGGCAGGTATGGCCGTCAGTGAAATGATGTCCTCGAACCCTAAAGTTTGGAACACATCAAAATCCCTCCAACGCATGGTACATGAAGGCGAATCGGGCATTCGTAGTGTACAAATTGCCGGAGCGGACCCTCATCTTATGGCACAAGCTGCGCAAGTCAGTGTTGAAAACGGTGCACAAATCATCGACATCAACATGGGCTGCCCAGCAAAAAAAGTGAATAAAAAACTGGCAGGCTCCGCGTTGTTGCAGCGCCCCGATATTATCGAACAGATACTAAAAGCGGTGGTGAATGCAGTTGAGGTTCCGGTAACCCTAAAAACGCGCACAGGATGGGACACAGACAATAAAAACTGTGTTGAGATTGCTAAAATGGCTGAGCAATGTGGCATTCAAGCACTGGCACTCCACGGGAGAACTCGCGCTTGCATGTACAAAGGCGAAGCAGAATACGACAGCATTAGAGCCGTAAAACAAGCTATCTCGATCCCTTTGATTGCCAATGGTGATATCGATAGCCCAGAAAAAGCGAAATTTGTTCTCGATTACACGGGAGCAGATGCTCTGATGATAGGAAGGCCTGCCCAAGGTCGTCCTTGGATTTTTCAACAAATCCAACACTATTTACAAACGGGAGAACACTTGCCCCCCCTTCCAATGGAAGAAGTGCAAGATATCCTGATTGGTCATGTTCAAGCTCTCCATCAATTTTATGGTGAGTTTTTAGGTCCTCGAATCGCACGTAAACACGTCGGTTGGTATCTAAAAGAACATGATAATGAAGGTGAGTTCCGCCGTGTTTTCAACGCCATTGAAGATGCTCACCAGCAAATCGATGTGCTGAGAAATTATTTTTTTACTCAGAGTATGTAA
- the accC gene encoding acetyl-CoA carboxylase biotin carboxylase subunit: MLDKIVIANRGEIALRILRACKELGIKTVAIHSTADRDLKHVLLADETICIGPARSTDSYLNVPRIISAAEVSGAVAIHPGYGFLSENADFAEQVEKSGFIFVGPKAETIRLMGDKVSAINAMKKAGVPCVPGSDGPLDDDDAKNRAFAKRIGYPVIIKASGGGGGRGMRVVRKDEDLVEAIAMTRSEAKSFFNNDMVYMEKYLENPRHIEVQVLADGQGGAIHLGERDCSMQRRHQKVVEEAPAPGITEEMRQYIGERCTRACIEIGYRGAGTFEFLYENGEFYFIEMNTRIQVEHPVTEMVTGIDLIKEQLRIAAGQPLSFTQNDIKIRGHAVECRINAEDPVRFLPCPGKIQHFHPPGGMGVRWESHVYAGYSVPPHYDSMIGKLITFGENRDVAIARMKNALGETIIDGIKTNIPLQLDIMSDENFQHGGANIHYLEKKLGLQ; this comes from the coding sequence ATGCTAGATAAAATTGTCATCGCGAACCGAGGTGAAATCGCCCTCCGTATTCTTCGCGCATGTAAAGAGCTAGGCATTAAAACGGTCGCCATTCACTCTACGGCTGACCGCGATTTAAAACATGTATTATTAGCAGACGAAACCATTTGTATTGGTCCTGCACGTAGTACCGATAGCTACTTAAACGTTCCTCGCATTATTTCAGCAGCAGAAGTATCTGGTGCCGTTGCGATTCACCCAGGTTACGGTTTCCTATCTGAAAACGCCGATTTTGCGGAACAAGTAGAAAAATCAGGCTTTATTTTCGTTGGCCCGAAAGCAGAAACCATTCGCCTAATGGGTGATAAAGTGTCTGCCATCAATGCAATGAAAAAAGCCGGCGTTCCTTGTGTACCAGGTTCTGATGGCCCACTTGATGACGACGATGCGAAAAACCGTGCCTTTGCTAAACGCATTGGCTATCCTGTGATCATCAAAGCCTCTGGTGGCGGCGGCGGTCGTGGTATGCGTGTAGTTCGTAAAGACGAAGACCTAGTTGAAGCGATTGCGATGACTCGCTCTGAAGCAAAATCTTTCTTCAACAATGACATGGTTTACATGGAGAAATACCTAGAAAACCCTCGTCACATCGAAGTTCAAGTTCTTGCTGATGGTCAAGGCGGTGCGATTCACTTAGGTGAGCGTGACTGTTCAATGCAACGTCGCCACCAAAAAGTGGTAGAAGAAGCTCCAGCTCCAGGCATCACAGAAGAAATGCGTCAATACATTGGTGAGCGTTGTACTCGTGCTTGTATTGAAATCGGTTATCGTGGCGCAGGTACTTTCGAATTCCTATATGAAAACGGTGAGTTCTACTTCATTGAAATGAACACCCGTATTCAGGTAGAGCACCCAGTGACGGAAATGGTGACTGGTATCGACCTAATCAAAGAGCAATTACGCATTGCAGCAGGTCAGCCATTATCTTTCACGCAGAACGACATCAAAATCCGCGGCCATGCGGTTGAGTGTCGTATCAATGCGGAAGATCCAGTGCGCTTCCTACCTTGCCCAGGTAAAATCCAACACTTCCATCCACCAGGTGGCATGGGCGTTCGTTGGGAATCTCACGTGTACGCAGGCTACTCAGTACCGCCACACTACGATTCAATGATCGGCAAACTGATCACTTTCGGTGAAAACCGCGACGTGGCGATTGCTCGTATGAAGAATGCGTTAGGTGAAACCATCATCGATGGCATCAAAACCAACATTCCTCTACAGCTTGATATCATGAGCGATGAAAACTTCCAACACGGTGGTGCCAACATTCACTACCTTGAGAAGAAGCTTGGGTTACAATAA